The Spirulina subsalsa PCC 9445 region TCGGGAGTCGGGAGTCGGGAGTCGGGAATAGGCAATCGTGCCAGTTTTAGATGATCTGTTCCCTGTTAAGAGTTCCCTGTTCCCTAATCCTAGGAGTAGAGTTATTCAGGAAGCCCGACAAGAAACATCATCTAGACCAATAGGGGCGACCTTTCCAAAACACCCCGACAATGATTCCGGTGAGGGTGACACCCGACATTTGAAGGATGCCATAGGGAAGTATGGCACTTTTAACGATGACACTAACCAGTAAACAGAGGACTAACGCCCACAGTGTCCCACTATTTAACATTAAGCGCGATCGCTGCCTTTGAGCTAAGAGAACCCCCAGTACACCCAAACCTAACCCCACCAAAAAGGGCATAACTTCCCCCCAAGGTGGACTAAATAGAGGGGATAACAGAGTATTGGCGGCCTCGGATTGCCCCAACAATAAGACTAAAAACTGATCGGCGATCGCCCCAAAAAGTACCGTCATCCCAGCCACTAAAAACAAGATTGACCAAGGTTGTTGTTGAAAATTACGCCAAGGATTCATAGCCTACTGGGACGAGGGGGCGGAGAAATTCATCATTGAGACTTGAGACTTGATCATTGATTCCTAGACTAACTCAATCACACCAATTAATATATACTTGCCGAAAAACTTCGTCCGAGTTGCGTAGAGGTCGATCTCCATCAGACGGCGGTTTTTCTTTTGTCCTTGACAACGACAAGACAGGGTAGAAGTAAACCCCTTAATACATTGGGATAACTGATCCGCCACAGCATGATAATGACGAGTCGAGACTAACTTTAAAATAGAATCTAAAGCGACTAACTCTCCAAAATCGTAGCCAAACATATCCGCCACTTGGTTGTTGGCATACAAAAACTTGCCCGTGTCGGCAATAATGAACATTCCCAACTCCGATAAATCTCGTGACCTCTCTGAATATTCCTCGTCTTCTGCCTGAGATTTTTCTCGTTGTTGGTGTTCCTGCATATAGAGTCGGGCATTATCCAAAGCTAAGGCCATTTGAGTGGCGCACATTTGGATTAATTCCGCCGATTCTTGATTAAAATGCTCCGGTTTGGGGTGGGTGAGGGTGAGAATTCCTAACAAGACCTTACCGCGTAAAATAGGCACACAGAGGGCAGACCCAACGGTATAGGGTTGATTGGGCAATGTGACCCACCGTTCATCCTGTTTAGTATCACGAATTAAACCGATTTGACGACGACGGACAACCCAGCCCGCTAAACCTTGGTCTAATACTTTGCCAATCAGGACATCGCGTTCTTCCCGCAGGGTAGCCCCTCGTGCTAACACGCTTTCGGTGACTCGTCCTTCTTGATTGAGTAAAAATAAACTGCTTTCTTCGGCTTCGGTGAGTTTGATGGAAATTTTAGTAGTTTGCAGTAACATTGACCGCAACATCAGCCGTCCGGTAGCTGCCCGTCCCATAGAAATGAGCGATCGCACTAACTCATCTTGGGCATCAAAAGCCACTTTAATTTTCTGGAGTTTCGCCTGTTCTTGACGTAGGGTTTCGATTTCCTCGATCAATTCGGCGGGGGACATTTGGGAGAGGTCGCGATCGCTCATAATGTTTCGGTCACTCAAATAGGTCTGTAGA contains the following coding sequences:
- a CDS encoding GAF domain-containing protein — protein: MSDRDLSQMSPAELIEEIETLRQEQAKLQKIKVAFDAQDELVRSLISMGRAATGRLMLRSMLLQTTKISIKLTEAEESSLFLLNQEGRVTESVLARGATLREERDVLIGKVLDQGLAGWVVRRRQIGLIRDTKQDERWVTLPNQPYTVGSALCVPILRGKVLLGILTLTHPKPEHFNQESAELIQMCATQMALALDNARLYMQEHQQREKSQAEDEEYSERSRDLSELGMFIIADTGKFLYANNQVADMFGYDFGELVALDSILKLVSTRHYHAVADQLSQCIKGFTSTLSCRCQGQKKNRRLMEIDLYATRTKFFGKYILIGVIELV